Genomic segment of Ranitomeya variabilis isolate aRanVar5 unplaced genomic scaffold, aRanVar5.hap1 Scaffold_277, whole genome shotgun sequence:
GGGAGTGGTTAGTGTGACGTAAGTCACGGtcgtcctttaaaaaaaaaaaaaggcgtagaACAAATACATTTGTGTGTCAGTCCTCTATAAAAAGTCACGCTTTGCTCACAATTCCACACAAACGTGCGACTTTTCCCACGTTGGCCTCCCGCTCTTTTCTGGTATTGAACTGAACATACTGGGTTAAAAAGGCGATTTCTGGAAAAACAACAACCCCAAATTACATTGATTTTTTGCAATGTTCCACAACGGTCTCGCGCTCTTATCTGACATTAGGTATTGTACCAGGAGGctaaaaaaatattaacatttgcTCCATATTTCGGAATAAAGCttcttcacacatcatttttttggtaaGTGCGCTCTCCATTATTTTTCGGATACATCACAGACTCGTTTCTATGAATGCGCCTTTTCACTGTCCTTTACTGATCGTCCGCTAAAGAAAAACAAACAGACGCGTCCTACTGTGATCcttcaaaaaaaaataaacaatttcaTATTGTTGGGAGACGTTTATGCTGTACGTGTCTACTTGTGGCCACCTAGTGGTTGTGGTGTGCATTGCAGGCTGATACTCCATCATGAGAAGTCTATGGGATTGATACTTTCATGATCTTCAGAAGCGAAATACTCCTCTACTTCCCGGGAAATAGTGCGCTCATGACGACTGACAGTTCACATAGATGGCATGGTTGTGCCGCTCACCTTACCTGCGCGATATTGTGCAGAGACTGCAGCAGGAGCCCTGAAGATGGCTGAATCCAGTGATTAAATTAACCTTGGAAACTTCTGTAGCAAAGAGCTTGGAAGCGCTGCGCTCGTTGCCTATGACACCGGCCACCACCGATAAACTGCAGAAGTGGCCATTAACATAAGCAAGAAGCTGTAATGTTATGTTCACACGTGGcgttttttgcaggtttttttctgcaccaaaaatcagAGTGGCGGAAATAAAAATACTGTGAGGTTTTTACTTACGTTCGTGTAAAAATATGCATGGggaggtaataaaaaaaaaaagacagcaagtgcatgagatttcagacgtCTCATTGGTTATAATGGTACAGTAAAATGCTGCAAATTTTATGCATCACATACGCCCAGTAAAAAAAAGATACAGCAGGTGTGAACATGCCCCTAACACTATCCTTTTATTTTTGAGAACAGAAATGATTATTAAGGAGGTAAATTGTaataagttgcttgtttttacaatcacTTTGCAATATTACCCTTTAACCTTCAGATGGGtgataactagtgatgggcgaacgtgccgggatgaggtgttatctgagcatgctctggtgctgccCGAGTGTCCCTGTTTGTtaagtaatccctgcatgtgttgcagctgtcgaacagacacgagacatgcagccgtggggactcgaacatattgtttgagcacgccaaagacacactgttagcaccagagcatgctcagataacaccttttcccagcacgtttgctcatcagtaGTGACAATGTCCATTTTAGGCCATGATAAGATAAGTACCGTACTCAGGCCTTTTCCGCTCTCGTAGATCAGACACCCCAGTAAATAATCAGTCTCCTTTAGTTTTTCCCATCTTTATTAGAAGATGCCTGTTTGCCGTGATCCCGGTACAGCAGTATTGTCTCTAGCGACTCTCCAGAATGGAGCATGCCCTGCATTTTTTCATTTCTGGATCGGCCACTATTAAGTGTCAGATATAAAGACCGAGATCCGCGTTTccactgtcattttttttttttttaataattcggcTCCAAACGCACAACAACAACAAGACGGGACGACGGGCTCGTTACGCCGTACATAGAAGCTCTAGAGGTGGGATCTACCAAATGAGATTTAAAGCTGTACAGACACGTCTTAAACACAAGAGGGCATCCCCCCCCACTCCGCCGGCACAATCTCGGCCCTAATTCTGCGCCGGTAAGGTGAAGTCCCCGCTCTGTGCTTCTTCTCTAAGCCGCATGTCGCTACCCCTAATGCCCAACTCTTCGTGGGTCATAATCCAGCTTTGGTCCCTAGACCCGAGCTATCGAGCGTACACGTTCAGACAAGcgttacatatagatatatatagtctCACATTTCCGAGGCTGCGTATATACCGCACAGCGAGAGGACGgtcaaaaaaaaaatagcaagccaTAAAAAGAAAGATGGAGTAATTGCAATATGGCGTAGGCCGCTCCGGCAGGGAAGGAGTTAACTCACCAACACTCGGCAGGCTTTATAACCATGACCCGGTGATTGTATGTATGGGTTAACCATCCGATGCCGGGGGGACCCACTAGTCACCACGTAGCCCCACCATTTACCAAACCGACCAGTCagattcaatgaaaaaaaaaaaaaaaattcacaatggTCCAGTCAGCTGTCACTCACGGAGTGGTGGGCTCCTACATATATACTACACACCACATCATCCCACCCCACTGAGGGGTCACAGTCGCTCTGTACAGGATTTAGGGTCCACTCGGAGGTTATAGCCTTCTTGCTGCTCCCAGATTTTAGGATCCATCTATCATTGCGCCTCTCAGACTCGACCGGGGACACACGTGTCCAATAAATGGGGGACAACAACGAGGAAAAGCGAGGAATCGGCAGATGGGTAcgagtcctgtgtatatacactgagcATGTAGATATACAGCTGAGGCGACGGTAGTGAACGGAGGGGAACGAGGGGGCAGCCAATGATGTAACACTGACGACAGGGTGAGGAGGAACCAGGGGGCTCAGGCCAGAGTGACTTGTTTTTCCTCTGGGGTCTCCTCCAGGAGTTGCATAATCAGTTCGTGAAGTGGCCGGCAGACCTTGGTGTAACCGGCGGCCGTGAGATGGAGGAAATCAAACATGTCGTGTCGGGAGACGGCGCCGTCCGAGTGGACAAATCCGAAATCTACATCGAGGAGCTGAACTCCGGGAAGACGCGGGAGCCAGGAGCGCAGCAGCTGGTTCACCTGGGCGTTCTTCTCCCGCAGGGGATTAGGCTTCTCTCCACGGGGCAGTAATCCCTGCAGGAGAAAACGGACACATTCAGCAGCCAGCCATTACACTGGGACCCCTAATGTTGTGTAGATATGATGGGGTCCCGTGGGGGTACCTGTAGTTTGTACCCGGTCATCTAGCCACCACAATTTAGCCCTTGGCAAACTTACGCAAATTTTAATGTCCATTTTTCCTGCTCCCAACACAAAAACGTCAGAGTGCAAACTGTTTCTTTGCTGCCTAATATATCGCGCCATTACGCCAGGATAATCAATGTACAATGGATACGGGTGATCTGTGCACAGTATTTCcgtaatgagtagagatgagcggactcGTGGAAGTTCGGAATCAGATACCCAACCCGAACTGtattccaaagtttggttcaggtaccagaactggaCCCGAACATGAGCCAGAACCCCACTGAAAACAATGAGGATCTGGACTTTTGAGCAGAAAAATATCCTCTCTCTACACGTACTCAACTACCTCTCCATTCACAGTTGCCACAAAAGACAAGAGTGTGGACCCCTGATCTACAGATAGATGGGGTGCCTGCACCATAAGGCatcttttacacataccgttgttTTGCGGTCCCAATaagatttctatggggctgcaaaaacgggccgcaataatttcACGGTGCGCCATATTTAcagcctgctcgatctttttcacggcttacagacacggcccccattgaaaatcaatggggctgcaaaaacaatggaagcttgtttttgcggtgcaccgtgacttccggttttgcggaacgctgtttttttccccccaatacttttgctatagcaCTGGGAACCCGAAAAATGGAGATTCGCACGTTTTTTGGGGTctgttattgcggcagaccgtgaaaattgcggcgatACGGACCGCAAAAAAcatggtaagtgtaaaagaagcctaaatgTCTAAGATGGGAATACTCTAAGATGTGTGGGCTCCGTTATTAGGCACGGCAGCAGACATCCTGGCTCGGATGATGCATCTGATTATGGACAGACCTGTTGTGTGTAACAAGACGAGCACCGTTGCGTTATCGTGAACGATGCCCAGCCGTGGGGAAGAACGTGTGGGCGACCATCACATACCATCACGATGGTCTTCGCTTGCGGTTGCAGCGTGTTGATGAGTCTTATGATGGCTTCTATTCCACCCGCCACCTCTTCAGCTGTGTTTTCATGATTATTGGTGCCGATCCACAAAACAATAACCTGTTATACAAACAAAATTAATTAATGCATCCGTGAAAGTCACCCGAGGACAACTCATAGTGCAGAATTACCAAAAGTCCCGGATTTGGCGCCTCGATCCTGACGTTCTGCTAAACATTTACAACATATTTTACCCCATGGTCACAAAATCCCTGCAGAACGATTCTTGTGTGCAGATTTTATACCCGCAGCACGTTCAATATTGCGACAGATTGTGGCCAATCGATTCGTTAGAAATCCACAGCCAATTTACTGGTGGCAGATTGGCGCAGTGTACGGCGTTGGCACAGGTTACGGTCTGTTTGCCGCTCACCTTAGGTTTGATATTCTCTAGTTCTCCGTTCTGAAGCCTCCATAGCACATGGCGCGTTGTGTCTCCACCGATACCGAAATTTAGTGCGTGAAGCGGAGAGAACAGCTCCCTCCAAATCTGcaacaagaaaaaaataataatctttttatttggACGTCAGATGTATGAGGAAATCTAACTCAGGAGTTTCACAataacaggcacaggggtcttcttcAGACCCCCAGCTGTTGTAACAGCCCATTggcacccccgatcatgtgacaggggcgctgaTGAGTGGGATTTGTGACGCGCTTCTGGCCGGCGAGTGTTAAATCCCGCTGTTAGagactgacagcgggatttaactgtTTAACAGCCGAGGGTGCGGctctgatccacccgcggctgttaggggcacatgacagctggttaaggctacgttcacatttgcgttgtgcgccgcagcgtcggcgccgcagcgcacaacgcaaacaaaaacgcagcaaaacgcatgcacaacgctgcgttttgcgccgcatgcgtcctttttttaattgattttggacgcagcaaaaatgcaacttgctgcgtcctctgcgcccggacgcaggcgccgcagcgacgcatgcggcgcaaaacgcaagtgcgacgcatgtccataagcccccatgttaaatataggggcgcatgacgcatgcggcgccgctgcggcgcccgccgcgaatgtgaacgtagcctaaatcagCCATCAAGGGCGGGGAAAGATGCGGCCTCAGCTCCAGACCCCGCATCACAGGCATGGAGACGACTTATGATATAAATATATGAAGTGAAAGTGTTAAAGGGGTATTGTGGCCCCAGACAGTTATGAATGACCCCCACTAGTCTGCAAAAGTGGCCACCAGTCTCCTGATTCACAGTCGAGCACTAGGTTCAAAGTCTATGGGAGTAATGGAGAGAACCGAGCGTGGACTCGTCTATGTCCACCAGCCAGAGAGGCTATGAATGGAGAGCGGCGGCTGCCATTTTATTCAGACGACCGTTACAGGACTCTCGCTCTGGCAATCGGTGGAGGTCCGTCCGCTGATGAGAAGTGATGACTTGCTAGAACTGACGTGCCCCATTAATGGCCGCGATTGATGCCCCATCGGTGGTGGACTGTCGCCCTCGTACCTCATATTGCTGCAGCAGCTGCACCATGGAGTCGCCGACAAACAGAACATCCGGCTCCTT
This window contains:
- the LOC143789510 gene encoding platelet-activating factor acetylhydrolase IB subunit alpha2; translated protein: MSQGDTNSAAVPHAAEDVQGDDRWLSQHNRFVLDCKDKEPDVLFVGDSMVQLLQQYEIWRELFSPLHALNFGIGGDTTRHVLWRLQNGELENIKPKVIVLWIGTNNHENTAEEVAGGIEAIIRLINTLQPQAKTIVMGLLPRGEKPNPLREKNAQVNQLLRSWLPRLPGVQLLDVDFGFVHSDGAVSRHDMFDFLHLTAAGYTKVCRPLHELIMQLLEETPEEKQVTLA